From the genome of Uranotaenia lowii strain MFRU-FL chromosome 1, ASM2978415v1, whole genome shotgun sequence, one region includes:
- the LOC129737756 gene encoding uncharacterized protein LOC129737756 yields MATDREIQFASFILKDFQLPEEALECVRQFGGKRLVEVSRDDFFPLLAESSPGEENKLWNVEEIFRRVAEWRQKQVAIESLSPEIQRFIIQPDEKSQEQKTFNNQRQEESLPYEQAPTSDERGSLGAKMFRERFGQDFHASESYKVAEKT; encoded by the exons ATGGCGACAGACAGGGAGATACAATTCGCGTCTTTTATATTAAAAGATTTCCAGCTACCGGAGGAAGCTTTAGAATGTGTGCG CCAGTTTGGTGGGAAGCGCCTCGTCGAAGTCTCCCGGGACGATTTTTTTCCGCTCTTGGCCGAGTCCTCCCCCggtgaagaaaataaattgtgGAATGTGGAAGAAATTTTCCGCAGGGTAGCGGAGTGGCGACAAAAACAG GTAGCCATCGAAAGCTTGTCACCAGAAATTCAGCGGTTTATAATACAACCTGATGAAAAATCACAGGAGCAGAAAACGTTCAACAATCAAAGGCAGGAGGAATCTTTACCCTATGAACAGGCCCCGACAAGCGATGAACGAGGTAGTCTTGGAGCCAAGATGTTTCGTGAAAGATTTGGTCAAGATTTCCACGCATCGGAAAGCTACAAGGTTGCggagaaaacataa